ctgaGTGTATGTAAGgttagtattatttctttattaaatatttgataaaattcacaaGTTAAATTACATGGGCCAATAGTTATCTTtatggaaagattttttaaaaaataaatccaaattccTAAATAGACATTTACAGCAAGGTGGTGGAGGATGGATAGAGTTCCCACACTTTTGCAGcaaaattgtctttatttaagATCAGGGCCTGTAGCTTGAGGCCATTCCACATGAGCACACAGACGGCCCCAGTATCCTGGGTTTTCTCTGTACCCTTTCATTCTCTTGGTTCCTGGATCATCACCAAAACCTATGGAAACAAGAAAAGGTCCCGGTTAGCAAACTGTCAGAACTGGCAAATCAGGTAACATCTGTGGGCccagaaaactgaagagaacTTTTGTTTCCTCAATCCGTATTTATTGAGACTTTACCATGCATTCAGCTCAGAGttaaaagatagaaataagaGGAGCAGTGGGGGACACCCATTGCCTCTAAGTCAAGAGCGAAGGGCAAATCCCTATAGTTGGTgcctggggagaggaggcagagagaacacaaCACATGCCTGGTCTGATGAGCTCAGGCTCTGCACAGAACCAAGAAGAGTGGCTGCAGCTCAGCGAGAAGCCATAGGTCCCTTGTGTTTCACTCTCAGACTGAGGTCTGAACTGGGAGGCCTCCCTGGACAGGACTCTCTGCACCCAGCAACGGGATCCCAATAGGTAGGCAACCGGGGCTGAAACACCTGCATTCCTAACAGTTTGGTAGAGGACCTCCGGGGTCCGAATCAGATTACCGGGCTCTTCCCCACACCCCACACTCAAAATGGTTTTGGTGGAGCTAAGAGCACTTGAATGTTTCACAAGCTCCCAGGTAACTAGATGACTAGCCACAGCACCCAAACTGATTCCTCACATGACAAGGGAAGGCAAAGCATCCAGAATAATGCTGAGAGGTCAGCATTCTGGGCTCTTTGTTCTGCAAAGCTGCCAGCTGGCTGAGgtaacttttctctctcctttgaacCCCCCCACGCAACTTATGTCCTGGGGGTACTTACCCCACTTTGTCCCTGCCACACCTTCTAAGGtatgggcaggggtggggaaggaaatgggATACTGTTGTCAGACAGACTTGGACTCTGTCCAAGGAAACTCAGGAAATCATTTCACTTCTTTGACTTTTAGTCACTTACTAAATATAGATAATGATATGTCCTCAAAGAATTTTCTAAGGATTCAATGAGAGAGTGCATATGGTGCCTGATACAAAGCAAGCACCCGCTAAGTGCCAGCCGATACTGTTCGTTAGCAGACTGTGACCTCCAAGAGGGCAGGCaacatgccttttttttctcctgctggaCCTGGCCCCAGAGTAGTCGGTCATGTTTGTGGAACCGAAGAAGGAGGCCAAATTCAAAGGAAGGAAGCCAAATTGGTGCTAAGACCTGAAGTGTCTGCAAATACAAAGCCTGTAGGCAGACATGCTAAAACAGGAAGTGAGgcgcccttcccccacctccattcacgcctcccccactcacttgcctCCACTTCTGGtctttgtctcctctcctctccttcaagattatctttcattttaggtagtagtagtagtaataataataatagttagtGTTTACTGAATGATCGCCATGCGTCAGGCACTGTCCTCAGCTCTTTGGCTGTATTATCCCAAGGaaccctcacaacagccctgggaGACAGGTACTGGCACGATCTCCATTGTCCGGTAAATAAACCGAGGAATACAGAGGTCAGGAGCTTGCCCCAAGTCACACAACTTGAGCCTGGTGGAACCGGGAAAGGAAGCCAGGCCGGCTACATGCTCCAGATGCCTgaggagggggtgtgtgtgtgcttgagGTATGTGCATAGTGTGGCTGAGGTGGTGGTGCATGCGGTGTATACACGGtggtgtctatgtgtgtgtgcacgtgcacgtaTGCACAGGGAGTCAGTGGGGGAGCGTGCAGAACACTTGCCCTCTGGAAGCGCCAGCCCCCTGCAGCCCTGCAGAGCTACCTAGCTCCTAGCACTacagagctttttcttttcttttttattggtgtggggggggggagggggggttcatagatggcctttattatgttgaggtatgttcccatatatgtgtgtgtatgtgtgtgtgtgtatcagtatatatgtcacatatatgtgtgtgtgtgtgtgtgtgtgtgtgtgtatacacacacacacacacacacacacacacatatatatataatttattgtcagactggtttccacacaacacccagggctcatcccgacaggtgccctcctcaatgccaacAGGAAGGTATCCATTCTTACTGCCCTTTGGGGAACAGAGAGAAACCAGAAAGGAGGCCAAAGTGGGAGAAGAGGACAGCTCATAGGAAGTAACTGGCTTCTTCTGTCCCAAGCCCGTCCTCATTCTGTCCCTTCCTTGGTTGATGTGTGCCTCAAGCCTCCAGTGCAGTGAGAGTGTCTGCCAGGGCCGATGCCGTGCTCACTTGGATGTGGCCCCCAGCGCCTATAGGCATCCTCTGACTAGCCCGAACCAACGGTGCCGATGGTCTTCTTGTCCACAGGATGAAGTTCCACAAGCCATGTGCTGTCACGCGAACAGGACGGCATAGCCCAGCAGGCTGCCTGATCTCACGCACGGAGCAGATCCACCCCCACCATTTAATGAACCGGCCGCCCGGTCAGTGATCCAGTCTAGAGAGTGTCTACCTGGACAGGATGCTGGGCATTAACGACAGGTGGAGTTTGGCTCTGAGGCCCTGTGGACTGGCTGCCCTTGGAAGCATCCCGGAAGCAGCGCCCAGGGTTCCAGAGGGCTGAGACAATCTTCTTGTATTCCCTACGGAAGTTCTGGTTCAGGAGCCCGTAGACTATGGCATTAAGGCAGCTGTTGAAGTAAGCCAGGTAGTAGCTGGTGACAAAGAGCCCCTCCGGGACCTGGGGAGCTATTCCTTCTGGGTCGATGGCCACAGCAAGGCCAATGCAGTTCAGCGGGGCCCAGCAGATAGCGAAGATCACAAACACCACAAACATGGTTAGGAAGCTCCGGACATCGCTGGGCCTCAGGCGCAGCTTGGTCTCCAGCTTGGCCTTCCTGTGGGACCGGAGCACCAGCACCCAGATGCGCAGGTAGCAGAAGGACACGACAGCaatggggaggaggaagtgaaTGACTACCACTGCCACTGTGTACTGTGTGCTGGCCGTCTGGATGAAGGTGCAGGAGTAGACGCGTGGGTCGTACTCCAGGGACCCCACGAAAAAGTTGGGCACCAAGGCCACCAGAGTGAGGAGCCAGATGAGGCAGATGTAGACGGCGGTGTGCCAGTGCCGGTAGATCCGGTGGTAGGCCATGCTGTGACAGATGTAGCAGTAGCGGTTAATGGCGATGGCAGTGATGTTGAAGACAGAGCCAATGACACTCAGGCCCAGCACGAAGCCACTGGCCTTGCAGTGCACCTCCCCCAGGGCCCAGCCGTCATGGAAGATGGCCACGAGGATTAGCGGGTAGGGGTACAAGGCCACCACCAGGTCAGCTGATGCCAGGCTCACCAAGAACAGATTACCTGGAACAGGAAATAGGGAGCAAGAGTCAGCAAGAGACCCCACAATTTCTCTTCTGTCGAATATCCTACCCTTTATCCAGTTACCTTAAACAGTTACTTAAAAGCTACTGAGCTATTAGTACTGGGGATGGAACAGTGGCTTTTGGAGGCACAGCGTTCAGGGCTCACACAGCATCTCTGCTGCTCACTGTGTGACTGAGGCAAGTTACGCAGGCGCTCCAGGCCTCATCTTTCTCATTCGCAGAATGGGAATAATGATACCTACTTTACACTATAGCTGTAGAATTAAATCATGGTGCCGAGTGCTTGGGGACACAGTGGGCGCTCACAAACGATGACAATTTTCATGAGAGGCACAGATGCTCGGGGGCTTGGCATCGCCTAAACTCCAACAAGGATTCCCAGGGACGAGGATCCAAACATCAGGAAAATTGAATTAACGACACTTAGAGAGTAGCCTGTTGACCAGTCGGGAGAAGACGCGAAAGGAGACTATCAGAGAGATTTATAGGAAGGTGGCgtgtgggcagggaggggtggtaGTGAATCCACTTCCCTGGCTTTTAtatgcaaaagaagaaaggactgGACTCCATGCCACCAGGCCGGGCGTCTGCCGACATGGCCACGTGGCTGGGAGCGTAGGCCCCAGGCAAGGCAACACAGGGGAATATCAGAGTACACGGTTCTTCCTCTTGCAACCTTTCTTCTATCCCACCTGCCAAATGCAGTTCACATTTAGAAAACTGAATTAAAGACACTTAGAAAGTAGCCTGAGCCGCCTCCCTTTGCTGAATGGAGTGTTCTCTGGCGTCAGAGAGAAGCTCCATAGCCAGAGAGAACCTCTGGAAACTACAGCAGCCATTGATTAATATGCGTTGGACGTGTTCTGGGCCAGAATCCTAGGGAAGAGAGGGGGCTACATCCAAAAGAACTCATTTCTATTGCTAAAACATTTGCATTCTAATGCAAATGAATAAAGCACCAAGAATCTGAAAGGTTGGCCGACATGAAGCTCAGAACATGAGAGGCTCGATCCCTGATGCCACTTGTTTCACTCACCGAGTGCACTGTTGGAGCACCAACTACATGCTCAGAAGATGATATCCTCTCCAGCCATAGAGACCCTTGGGAATGCAGTGGGCACTAGACGTCATCTTTCAAGCCTTCTAGCCTCTTACCACATGGTGGGGTGCAAGCTGCCGGCCCTAGAGCAGCTGAACACGGAGGGCAGATGGAATACGTGTGCAGGAGGGACTCCCCAAGGAGGCAAGGACACTGGCTCCGGTGCCACCATGAATGTGTTCTGTATGTGGCAGAGGCTGATGTGACCACCTCAGGGGTCCAAAGCATCAGGCAGGGTCCAAAAGGTGCAGCCATCAGAGAGAGGTCTGGCTGTGGTCTGGCTTCAAGGGGGTACAGAAAAAGGGAGGCTCAGAGTCACCTGGCTGGGGATCCTTCTGAGTCAGACCCCCAGGTAAGGTAGACTCCAGAATTACAGTTACAAACCCCCAAGGTAGAGAAAGGGCTGTTTCCAGCCCGTTCCCCACGCACACTTACCACGTCTCAAAGAAGTTTCCACAGGATGCGCTCCAGATGGGGGTGGGAACACAGAAGACCCCCAggcagccttctttttttttttttaatttttttaacgtttatttatttttgagagagagagagacagagagagagagacagagacagagagagagagagagagagagagagaaagaaaacacgagtgggggaggggcagagagagagggagacagaatctgaaacaggctccaggctctgagctgtcagcacagagcctgacgctgggctcaaactcaggaatggtgagatcttgacctgagccgaagtcagatgcctgagtcacccaggtgcccccaggcagtCTTCTTGAAGTGCCTATTCTGGCCTTAGAGGCATGTAGTCAACCTCACTCAGAACCAAGAGAAAAGAAGCCTGTTAGCTTCCTGGGACTCGTCAGGACCTAACCACTCCTGAGTCAGAGCTATGTGAGGGCCCAAGGGAGATAGGATGTAACTGATGTAACATCGTTTGGACAATTAGGCATCTTAATGGGATAAAATTGGGATAAAACCTGGTTACATTCTTCCTGCTGGGTATGGCCAGGCAGGAAATGCACATCTGAGGACGTGCTTGAGGTGTGGAGTGGGTCTCCTGCTTTTCCATTCAATTCCCAGTCATGTTTGCTGTCTCCACTGGTGGATTTCAGTCTCTGGCTCTCCTGCTCACACCTCACCTGGCTCCAAGATGGCGAGGTATTTCTTCTCTCAAAGTTCTTGTTCTCAGCTGAATCAGGAGCCCTTGTCTCTTCCCAGaattttaagtgtctttttaACACTTGGAGGTGGTGCTGGAGCCGGAATGACATGGGTAATTTCAGCTCTGTCACTTTGAggttgggcaagttactgaatttCTCTCTCCGTGACTGTTCCTTCATGggttctctccttttcttctgaggccctccttccttctcttcccatgcATTCCACTTGGCTGTTTCTGTGAAGAAAATCACTTCTTTCCAACATAGGAATATTGGTCTCTGCAGGGCCCTCTGGGCTCCTGATTGAGCAGCAAACAAGCTTTTGGCACTTGCAAGCACGTGCGGAGAAAGTCAAGGGCTGCTGGGAGCTGGTGCCAGCTCAGCCAGCTGTTTCCCCCGAAAACCAGTGAAGCTCTGCCGTGTTAATGTGGCTCATCCCCTAATAATGCCCCAGAGGCTGGCAAACAGCTTGTAAATAGTGGGAAGAACACATTCAACCCCACGTAGACAGTGATTCAATTACTCTCCCCTATTGCTCCGGCTGTTCCTAAAAGGCTGAAATCAACCAGTTCCCGCTGTAGGTTCATCTGCCCAGACATCAGACTATCTCCCAGATTTCTTGACATAATTCCAAATTAGGCAAATGAAATTCTTGTTTTGTCTCCCATCTGTAGGAAGCCAGGTCCTCTCTGGAGGATACTCAAGGGAGATCTAGTTCTCTATACATTTCTTCCCCTAGACAGGTGAGAAATCAATCAGGGTGCACACAACAGTGCTCATCCCCCAGTGCACGGGCTTCTAATGAATATTTACATCACAAGTCCTGGCGTGATTTATTTCCATCTGGCTCCATCAGACAGGGTGTATTAGTGGAGACAGCCTTCAACAACAGGGCTTTGTTCACTAATACGGGATTCCCTTTTCATATTCATACACAGAGCACATCCCTCACACACAACCACCACAATCCCCTCCCTCCTCGCTTCCTCTGTCCTTTTTTCTGGGAACTCTACTTAACAAGGATCTGGtaatccgggggggggggggggaaagaaagcCAGCAGACGTCGTCTAGCTATCTAGTCTTCATCAGATAGGAAAATTCCAGAAGGTAAAGCTATCTCCATCCCTTGCCCCTCCTCCTGTGCGCCCCCTGCATCCCTCTTCCCTGTGCCCACCCTGCATGCCCGAAAAAAGAGTTTGTTGGATTTAAATTGTCCTCGGTCATTGAGCTAAAAGCCAACGTAGAAACAAATAGTCATGGAATcattttctcagtaaatatttctgagtATCTACAAGGCACCAGCTCTGCCTTTGCCAGGGCCGAGGGAGGCATGGTGAACAAGAGACACACTCCCTCCCCACACAAAGTTCATGGTCTCAGAGAAgccaattaaataaataaaaaaccaagacgTAGAAAGGTTAAAATAGGGAAATAAACAGATCGTCTATCATTTCTAACAGGGTTAAACTTTTGTGCCTCGGGGTCATCTTCTATCCCTTACCTATTCAAACATACAATATGTCTATTGAGTACTACTGTGTGTGGGTCCAAGACATGGCCCCTGCTGTTGAGAGGCCAACAGGGCTATTggggaaacagacacaaaaacagCAGCCAATCAGTGTGGTGAGAgctgggagggaggccaggcTAAGGGAGCAGTGAGGAAGTACTCAGCTGGCCTGTGGCCGGGGGCAGTGGCAGGAGATGGGGCTGGTCAGAAAGGAAAGTTCACCAAGGAGTTGAACAAAATCACAAAGACCCTTGCAACGGCCTGCCTCCTTCCTAGAATGGCTGTTTTCTTCCAATGGGATTTGTAcgggaaagggcagaggaaataATAATCATCTCTAAACTAAACTGAACTATTTTTATCAGTTCCTTTCTGGGGATAAGCATCTGAAATCACTGAGCAGATCATTTATCAAAAACTTGATTTCctcgggcacctggctggctcagtcagtaaagcatgtgactcttgctcgTGGAGTTGTGGGTTCATGCCCttcattgggtgtagagattacttaaaaataaaatcttaaaaaaaacaaacaaacttgattTCCTTACAAACACTAAAACAAATGGCTTTTACATTAATGTAAGCTCCTAATTTGGTTCCCAAATTCTTTGGTGGCAGAGATTGTGTTCCACTAAAATGACATTATTTATGAAAATCTGAGAGAGTGTGGATGCGTCTAAGGGCTAAGTTGAAATGTAACtttggtttaattaaaaaagaaaaggactgttAGGCAAGCTAATAGTGTAAACAAAAACATGATGGGTGTACTTCAAccacttaaaagaagaaaacgtattctttttccttttcttcttatgcCAAGAGCataaacatctattttttaaaaaatgagattcttGTTACAAAATATTCTTCCATAATCATCAATAGAGATATCTGGAGACTCTTATGGTACTATTTTATTACTTCACTTACACTTAATActaacaacaaagcaaaaatttgTATAGCACCTTGGAGTTTATAATGTGCCTTTACATAAATTGGCTGAATTGTCTATCACAAGAATCCTTTAAAGTTGACAGCATGGTTTCCATTTCAAGAAACTGACACTAAGATTATGTGAACTGCCAATAGCCCTAACAGAGAAAGAGTGACAAAGAAGGGGCACTGGAGGgaatcaggaaaaagaaatgccaagGGCAATGGTGTAGTTTCTTGGTCATCCACCAAGgtgagaaagaacaggaaagtgTGCCCATTTAACCTGGCCATTAGGAGGTGACATTAGCAAGGGCAAATTCTGTCAAATGTTGGAGAATAAACTTTTGCACTGTAGCTGGCTCTCCCAATCAGCTCTGGCTtcaagacaaggaaagaaatggaagggtcCTTGCCAAGGGATAtccccttggggggggggggggggggaatgtacagagtctttttccttttctgtctcttttaaatGGGAAAGATTTTTATCTGGTACATAATAAGCACACAGTAATATTAGCTCTAAtttattactgttgtttttatattattagttgcatagaaaaaaacaagaaagagactCTCAACTACAATCTTGGACTATAATTCCTGGAGATAAGATATGAGAAGTCACAGCTCAGGAAGGACAGCATAGAAGGTAGGACACTGACCCCAGGATGAAAACTCCCTCAGCACTGGGGACTCTACTTCTCAACTCCCCAAATTCTACTCTTTCAgcaataagtattttaaattgtAAGACCTAATAGTGGCACTGGTGTCTTCAGAATTTTGTGATATATCATGCTAAACACAGAACCCAACTTacggggaaaaaaataaaaagtcagtcgAACACAGAAGTCTCCATGCCCCTGGGCTACTGAGAGCTACAGAGAGGGAATTAAAGAGGATTATGAGCTTTCTTGATTGTTCAGCTAAAGACATAATTATGggatttaaaatgtgtttgtcttTGCTTGGTGAAGAGATAAGAAAGTATTCAGAGCAGAAACATGAAGTTGGAGAGCTCAGGCAACATCAGGGAGAGAGTCCAAACTAGCCCAGTTTGGTCTTCAGCTGATAAGCACTGCAAACCCCTCGGGCTGAGCAGGTCAAAGGACACCTGTCACCAAGTGGCACGTCTCCATGAGTGGTTGGTGGTGGTAGGATGATGCC
This genomic stretch from Lynx canadensis isolate LIC74 chromosome D1, mLynCan4.pri.v2, whole genome shotgun sequence harbors:
- the MTNR1B gene encoding melatonin receptor type 1B is translated as MPENISYANCCEAGELAMRPDWPGTGRARPSGTARPLWEAPALSTVLIVTTAVDVVGNLLVILSVLRNRKLRNAGNLFLVSLASADLVVALYPYPLILVAIFHDGWALGEVHCKASGFVLGLSVIGSVFNITAIAINRYCYICHSMAYHRIYRHWHTAVYICLIWLLTLVALVPNFFVGSLEYDPRVYSCTFIQTASTQYTVAVVVIHFLLPIAVVSFCYLRIWVLVLRSHRKAKLETKLRLRPSDVRSFLTMFVVFVIFAICWAPLNCIGLAVAIDPEGIAPQVPEGLFVTSYYLAYFNSCLNAIVYGLLNQNFRREYKKIVSALWNPGRCFRDASKGSQSTGPQSQTPPVVNAQHPVQVLVMIQEPRE